From Odontesthes bonariensis isolate fOdoBon6 chromosome 21, fOdoBon6.hap1, whole genome shotgun sequence, a single genomic window includes:
- the mapk8ip3 gene encoding C-Jun-amino-terminal kinase-interacting protein 3 isoform X16, translating into MMELQIDEVVYQDDYGSGTVMSERVSGLANSIYREFERLIRSYDEEVVKELMPLVVNVLENLDAVLTENQEHEVELELLKEDNEQLITQYEREKALRKQAEEKFIEFEDALEAEKKDLQVQVEFLELQGKQLELKTKNYSDQITRLEERESDLKKEYNALHQRHTEMIQTYVEHIERSKMQQAGSNSQSEGPGCGRTSKAERPPSLSLYPSGEGMEDGSESDSVAATPSSTGSKSNTPTSSVPSASVTPINEGFLTQSDFDIMRTGNRRKSAKRLSRNMEVQVSQETRNVSIGMGSSDEWSEFQEIIDSTPELEMCVDPRVYGGGNSPSQGIVNEAFGINTDSLYHEIKDAKSDIIGDVDAGAELLGEFSVRDDFFGMGKEVENLLTENKQLLETKNALNIVKNDLIAKVDELSGEQEVLKEELEAVRQSKNKVDARVKELEEELKRLRAEALGASRDSKDEGSDDFSSPMQDGDMTMTQRRRFTRVEMARVLMERNQYKERLMELQEAVRWTEMIRASRESPAIQEKKKSTIWQFFARLFSSSSSPPPVKRPYYSVNIHYKSPSPAGFTQRRSHTMCQISTSNRTLEFFPEELASNGVASLLSDSALLARREQRREQYRQVREHMRRDDGIMQACGWSVPSRFKQTGGQTDSAQDSPLKRQQTTNEKEDNRMKNVPVPVYCRPLVEKDPNRKLWCAAGVDLTGWRASSQDVPAKALSGSGDPLHAEEDGSDKKSNHTSPEKRKSKELQETDTMNSRVWILTSTHSASKVVIIDANQPGSLVDQFNVCNAHVLCISSVPAASESDYPAGEIVLDPGDGGAGVGEDTGGVEGMLAGITLVGCATNCSVARSNCSSRTDTPIMDKGQAPTAHPMNGKIHTAQSAEEATEATEVPESTANHAEMRSGPPGPFTEHVFTDPQSRTSDAFDRSTGQSKEENSNPTESEDGGEEAKNYTSVAPTMWLGAQNGWLYVHSAVGNWKKCLHSIKLKDSVLSLVHVKGRVLVALADGTLAIFHRSEDGPWDLSNYHLMDLGRPHHSIRCMAVVHDKVWCGYKNKIHVIQPKSMQIEKSFDAHPRRESQVRQLAWLGDGVWVSIRLDSTLRLYHAHTHQHLQDVDIEPYVSKMLGTGKLGFSFVRITALLIGGNRLWVGTGNGVIISIPLTETVVLHRGQLLGLRANKVSPTSSGGVIHVYGDDGSEKSSGSGSFIPYCSMAQAQLCFHGHRDAVKFFVSVPGNVLATLNGSVLDSPSEGQSSTAPTETDAQSVQNVLVLSGGEGYIDFRIGDGEDDETEEGENVVASQMKPALSKAERSHIIVWQVSYVPE; encoded by the exons ATGATGGAGCTGCAGATAGACGAGGTGGTGTATCAGGACGACTACGGGTCCGGCACCGTGATGTCGGAGAGGGTGTCGGGCCTGGCCAACAGCATCTACCGGGAGTTCGAGCGGCTGATACGCAGCTATGACGAGGAGGTGGTGAAGGAGCTGATGCCGCTGGTTGTGAACGTTCTGGAAAACCTGGACGCGGTGCTCACCGAGAACCAGGAGCACGAAGTGGAGCTTGAGCTGCTGAAGGAGGACAACGAGCAGCTCATCACCCAGTACGAGAGGGAGAAAGCGCTGCGTAAGCAGGCAGAGGAG AAATTCATTGAATTTGAGGATGCGCTGGAAGCTGAGAAGAAGGACCTGCAGGTGCAGGTGGAGTTTTTGGAACTGCAGGGGAAACAGTTGGAGCTCAAGACAAAAAACTATTCCGACCAGA TCACTCGGCTGGAGGAGCGAGAATCAGACCTGAAGAAGGAGTACAACGCTCTTCACCAGCGTCACACAGAG ATGATTCAGACGTACGTTGAGCACATAGAGCGGTCCAAAATGCAGCAGGCAGGGAGTAACAGCCAATCAGAAGGCCCCGGCTGTGGACGAAC CAGCAAAGCAGAGCGCCCGCCGTCGTTGAGCCTGTACCCCAGCGGCGAAGGCATG GAGGACGGATCGGAGTCTGACTCAGTCGCAGCCACACCCAGCAGCACAGGAAGCAAGTCCAACACACCCACCTCCTCTGTCCCGTCCGCTAGTGTCACCCCCATCAACGAGGGCTTCCTCACGCAGTCCGATTTTGACATAATGCGTACTGGAAACCGCAGGAAAAGTGCCAAGCGTCTCAGTCGGAATATGGAGGTGCAAGTGTCCCAGGAAACCAGGAACGTCAGCATTG GAATGGGAAGCAGCGATGAATGGTCAGAATTTCAGGAGATTATTGATTCAACCCCTGAATTGGAAATGTGCGTGGATCCCCGCGTGTATGGAGGAGGAAACAG CCCCTCTCAGGGCATAGTTAATGAGGCTTTCGGCATCAACACCGACTCTCTTTACCACGAGATCAAAGACGCCAAGTCGGACATCATTGGGGACGTGGATGCAGGTGCCGAGCTGCTAG GCGAGTTCTCAG TCCGTGATGATTTCTTCG GAATGGGAAAAGAAGTGGAGAACCTGCTGACAGAGAACAAACAGCTGCTGGAGACCAA AAATGCTCTCAACATTGTGAAAAATGACCTTATTGCCAAAGTGGACGAGCTCTCgggagaacaggaagtactgaAGGAGGAGCTAGAGGCGGTGCGGCAATCCAAGAACAAGGTGGATGCCAGAGTCAAGGAATTGGAAGAAGAACTCAAGAG GTTAAGAGCAGAAGCTCTTGGAGCATCTCGGGACTCCAAGGATGAAGGAAGTGATGAT TTTTCATCACCCATGCAAGATGGGGACATGACAATGACCCAGCGGCGGCGGTTCACTCGGGTGGAGATGGCCCGTGTACTGATGGAGAGGAACCAGTACAAAGAGAGACTGATGGAGCTGCAGGAGGCAGTACGGTGGACAGAGATGATCAG GGCGTCCAGAGAGAGTCCAGCAATccaagagaaaaagaaatccaCCATCTGGCAGTT CTTTGCCCGTCTCTTCAGCTCGTCGTCCAGTCCTCCACCTGTCAAACGGCCGTACTACAGCGTCAACATCCATTACAAGTCTCCCTCGCCTGCCGGTTTCACTCAGCGACGCAGCCACACCATGTGCCAGATTTCTACCTCCAACCGCACGCTGGAGTTCTTCCCTGAAGA ACTGGCCAGTAACGGTGTTGCGTCTCTCCTCAGTGACTCGGCGCTGTTGGCCCGCCGAGAGCAGCGCCGTGAACAGTACAGGCAGGTGCGTGAGCACATGCGCCGCGATGACGGCATTATGCAGGCCTGTGGCTGGAGTGTGCCCTCTCGCTTCAAACAG ACTGGTGGTCAGACGGACAGCGCTCAGGACAGCCCGCTGAAGAGACAACAG ACCACCAATGAAAAAGAGGATAACCGCATGAAGAATGTCCCTGTCCCGGTGTACTGTCGCCCTCTGGTGGAAAAAGACCCCAACAGGAAG TTGTGGTGTGCAGCAGGAGTGGATCTAACGGGATGGAGGGCCAGCAGCCAGGACGTACCAGCCAAAGCGCTGTCAGGTAGCGGCGACCCCCTGCATGCTGAGGAGGACGGATCCGACAAAAAGAGCAATCATACGTCCCCTGAGAAGAGGAAG tcaaaggaGCTCCAGGAAACAGATACCATGAACAGTCGAGTGTGGATCCTCACCAGCACCCACTCTGCCAGCAAGGTGGTCATCATCGACGCCAACCAGCCAGGCTCACTGGTAGACCAGTTCAACGTCTGCAATGCCCACGTGCTCTGCATCTCCAGTGTGCCAG CCGCAAGTGAGAGCGATTATCCAGCAGGAGAGATCGTTTTGGATCCAGGTGATGGTGGAGCAGGGGTTGGAGAGGACACTGGTGGGGTGGAGGGTATGTTGGCTGGCATCACACTCGTTGGCTGTGCCACCAACTGCAGCGTTGCCCGGAGCAACTGCTCCTCTCGCACTGACACGCCCATAATGGACAAAGGACAAG CCCCCACTGCTCACCCCATGAATGGGAAGATTCACACTGCCCAGTCAGCTGAGGAAGCTACAGAAGCCACAGAGGTCCCCGAGTCAACGGCCAACCACGCAGAAATGCGATCTGGACCTCCAGGACCGTTTACCGAGCACGTTTTCACCGATCCTCAGTCTCGTACATCAGATGCCTTCGACAG GAGCACAGGACAGTCCAAAGAGGAAAACTCAAACCCCACAGAGTCAGAGGATGGAGGTGAAGAGGCCAAAAACTATACCAGTGTGGCCCCCACCATGTGGCTTGGGGCCCAGAATGGCTG gCTTTATGTCCACTCAGCTGTTGGAAATTGGAAGAAGTGTCTCCACTCCATTAAACTCAAAGATTCTGTGCTCAGTCTTGT GCACGTGAAAGGTCGCGTGCTGGTTGCCCTCGCTGATGGGACGCTCGCCATATTCCATAGATCAGAAG ATGGTCCGTGGGATTTGTCCAACTACCACCTCATGGACCTCGGTCGACCTCATCACTCCATCCGCTGCATGGCTGTAGTCCATGACAAAGTGTGGTGCGGCTACAAGAAcaagattcacgtcattcagcCAAAAAGCATGCAGATTGAG AAGTCCTTCGACGCCCACCCTCGCAGGGAAAGTCAGGTGCGGCAGCTGGCATGGCTTGGCGACGGTGTGTGGGTGTCAATCCGGCTAGATTCAACCTTGCGTCTGTACCATGCACATACACACCAGCACCTCCAGGATGTAGACATTGAGCCATACGTCAGCAAAATGTTGG GTACTGGAAAGCTGGGCTTCTCTTTTGTGCGAATCACAGCCCTACTGATTGGTGGAAATCGCCTCTGGGTGGGAACTGGAAACGGTGTGATCATCTCCATCCCTCTGACAGAGA CGGTGGTTCTTCACCGGGGACAGCTCCTGGGTTTGAGGG CCAATAAAGTGTCTCCCACGTCCTCTGGCGGGGTGATCCATGTCTATGGCGATGACGGCTCTGAGAAGAGCAGCGGCAGCGGCAGCTTCATCCCCTACTGCTCAATGGCACAAGCCCAGCTCTGTTTCCATGGACATCGCGATGCTGTCAAGTTCTTCGTCTCTGTGCCAG gCAATGTTCTGGCCACGCTAAACGGCAGTGTTCTGGACAGTCCATCAGAGGGGCAGAGCTCCACAGCACCAACAGAAACTGACGCGCAGAGTGTTCAAAACGTGCTGGTGCTGAGCGGAGGAGAGGGCTACATCGACTTCCGCATTG GTGATGGAGAGGATGATGAGACAGAGGAAGGAGAAAATGTTGTGGCTTCGCAGATGAAACCTGCTTTGAGCAAAGCTGAGCGAAGCCACATCATTGTCTGGCAGGTGTCCTACGTACCCGAGTGA